One genomic segment of Chelonoidis abingdonii isolate Lonesome George chromosome 16, CheloAbing_2.0, whole genome shotgun sequence includes these proteins:
- the LBX1 gene encoding transcription factor LBX1, which translates to MTSKEEAKASSVEERRRSPLDQLPPPANSNKPLTPFSIEDILNKPAVRRSYTICGTAHLLSSTDKHPPAGLPLSSRALLSQTSPLCALEELASKTFKGLEVSVLQAAEGRDGMTIFGQRQTPKKRRKSRTAFTNHQIYELEKRFLYQKYLSPADRDQIAQQLGLTNAQVITWFQNRRAKLKRDLEEMKADVESAKKLGPNAQVDIVSISELEPNSEGRGKSRSLSPALPKHGLEPASHLQLPPESPLTDQPNSSKDCSEDEEDVEIDVDD; encoded by the exons ATGACTTCCAAAGAAGAAGCCAAGGCTTCCTCGGTGGAGGAGAGAAGAAGGAGCCCCCTGGAtcagctgccccctcctgccaATTCCAACAAGCCTCTGACCCCTTTCAGCATAGAGGACATTCTGAACAAGCCGGCCGTCAGGCGAAGTTACACCATCTGCGGGACAGCACACCTCCTCTCCAGCACCGACAAGCACCCGCCAGCCGGCCTGCCGCTCTCCAGCCGGGCGCTTCTCTCCCAAACCTCCCCGCTCTGTGCCCTGGAGGAACTGGCCAGCAAAACCTTCAAAGGGCTAGAAGTCAGCGTCCTGCAGGCAGCTGAAG gaagggatgggatgaCTATTTTTGGCCAGAGACAAACTCCCAAGAAAAGGAGGAAGTCTAGAACCGCCTTTACAAACCACCAGATCTACGAACTGGAAAAGAGGTTTTTGTATCAGAAATACCTCTCCCCAGCCGACCGAGACCAAATagcccagcagctggggctgacCAACGCCCAGGTGATCACCTGGTTTCAGAACCGCCGAGCCAAACTCAAAAGAGACCTGGAGGAGATGAAAGCAGATGTGGAATCTGCCAAGAAACTGGGGCCCAACGCCCAGGTGGATATTGTTAGCATTTCAGAGCTGGAGCCCAATtcggaagggagggggaaatcgcGTTCCCTTTCTCCAGCTCTACCCAAACATGGACTGGAGCCCGCCAGCCACCTTCAGCTGCCTCCTGAATCCCCTCTCACAGACCAGCCCAACAGCAGTAAGGACTGCTCGGAGGATGAAGAAGATGTGGAAATTGACGTTGATGACTGA